The following proteins come from a genomic window of Posidoniimonas polymericola:
- a CDS encoding LysM peptidoglycan-binding domain-containing protein: MTSITKTAFALLLLACGFIAAKTFGPPDLAKRLVDSWTPATQPAYGELRPAMVDKHQADFLPPLEMMNPPAGFAATATAPAASAPPAAQGNSGWQANSWAAPTLAAAPASPPPGAAPVASGGWDARSADPALLPSSFEEEMAPLRPAGQPSPTPTAWQTPATQTLDPTWGAEAATPARGSLDQWPMPASPPGPQLPTPPAFDAPTLEPPAQWAAPSTMPVREVSQPQPLADPWAGPAVASSSAWRAEPVAELTPLAPPSQWEDPQTHARTHVVTDGDSLPRLAERYLGDTARSTEIYELNREQLTHPELLPLGLELRLPR, encoded by the coding sequence GTGACGAGTATCACAAAGACGGCGTTTGCTCTTCTTCTGCTGGCCTGCGGCTTTATCGCCGCCAAGACGTTTGGGCCGCCCGACCTCGCCAAGCGGCTGGTCGATTCTTGGACCCCCGCCACGCAGCCCGCGTACGGCGAGCTGCGCCCCGCGATGGTCGACAAGCACCAGGCGGACTTCCTGCCCCCGCTCGAGATGATGAACCCGCCAGCAGGGTTCGCCGCGACCGCGACGGCTCCAGCCGCCAGCGCCCCGCCCGCAGCGCAAGGAAATTCGGGTTGGCAGGCCAACAGCTGGGCCGCCCCGACACTGGCCGCCGCTCCTGCAAGCCCGCCGCCCGGCGCCGCCCCGGTGGCGAGCGGCGGCTGGGACGCCCGCTCGGCCGACCCGGCGCTGCTGCCGTCGTCGTTTGAGGAAGAGATGGCTCCCCTCCGCCCGGCGGGCCAACCGTCGCCCACGCCGACTGCCTGGCAGACCCCAGCGACCCAGACGCTCGACCCGACGTGGGGCGCGGAAGCGGCCACGCCCGCTCGCGGATCCCTTGACCAGTGGCCGATGCCGGCTTCGCCGCCGGGCCCGCAGCTGCCGACGCCGCCGGCGTTCGACGCGCCGACGCTCGAGCCGCCCGCACAGTGGGCCGCGCCGAGCACTATGCCGGTCCGCGAGGTGTCGCAGCCGCAGCCGTTGGCGGACCCGTGGGCCGGCCCGGCGGTCGCGTCGAGTTCCGCCTGGCGGGCCGAGCCGGTCGCCGAGTTGACCCCGCTGGCGCCGCCGAGCCAGTGGGAAGACCCCCAGACGCACGCCCGGACGCACGTGGTGACCGACGGCGACAGCCTGCCGCGGCTGGCGGAACGCTACCTCGGCGACACCGCACGCTCGACCGAGATCTACGAGCTCAACCGCGAGCAGCTGACGCACCCGGAGCTGCTGCCGCTCGGCCTCGAGCTGAGGCTGCCGCGGTAG
- a CDS encoding alpha/beta hydrolase produces the protein MLADRRALTLFISALLASAFVCPNALAQRGGRLEIKNEKLTTKDGVELHITYYPSGAGKRAVPVVIIHDLKETRQSYSDLAKSLWQPTGPDGQPTGSPGDKFAVITVDLRGHGESVSQSLRGRTRELSAAKLRGGDYVAMVTQDMEAVRRFLVTQNDAGKLNLNALSVVGVGLGAAVGMNWTAADWAAPPLATGKQGQDVKSLVMVSPRWKEDLPVVKAVQQPGLRREVAVLMMYGSKDRRVNADVERIDKQLARDRTKSDTPGERFPDLMKAGVDTDLQGAEWLKQAGEKGVGLISGYLEKHSVEPDFPWSERRQFD, from the coding sequence ATGCTTGCTGACCGTCGAGCCCTGACGCTCTTTATCTCTGCCCTGCTCGCTAGCGCGTTTGTCTGCCCCAACGCCCTGGCCCAACGCGGCGGCCGACTCGAGATCAAGAACGAGAAGCTGACCACCAAGGACGGCGTCGAGCTGCACATCACCTACTACCCGTCCGGCGCGGGCAAGCGCGCCGTGCCGGTCGTCATCATCCACGACCTCAAAGAGACACGGCAGTCGTACAGCGACCTCGCCAAGAGCCTGTGGCAGCCGACCGGACCCGACGGTCAGCCGACCGGCTCGCCAGGCGACAAGTTCGCCGTGATCACCGTCGACCTCCGCGGGCACGGCGAGAGCGTCAGCCAATCGCTCCGTGGCCGCACCCGCGAACTCTCGGCGGCCAAACTCCGCGGCGGCGACTACGTAGCGATGGTGACCCAAGACATGGAGGCGGTCCGCCGTTTCCTAGTCACCCAGAACGACGCCGGCAAGCTCAACCTCAACGCGCTAAGCGTGGTGGGCGTTGGCCTCGGCGCGGCGGTCGGCATGAACTGGACCGCAGCCGACTGGGCCGCGCCGCCGCTCGCAACCGGCAAGCAGGGTCAGGACGTCAAGTCGCTGGTGATGGTCTCGCCACGCTGGAAGGAAGACCTGCCTGTCGTCAAGGCTGTGCAGCAGCCCGGGCTCCGCCGCGAGGTGGCCGTGCTGATGATGTACGGATCCAAAGACCGCCGCGTCAACGCCGACGTCGAGCGGATCGACAAGCAGCTCGCCCGCGACCGCACCAAGTCCGACACGCCCGGCGAACGGTTCCCCGACCTCATGAAGGCGGGCGTCGACACCGACCTGCAGGGCGCCGAGTGGCTGAAGCAGGCGGGCGAAAAGGGCGTCGGCCTGATCAGCGGGTACCTCGAGAAGCACTCGGTCGAGCCCGACTTCCCGTGGAGCGAGCGGCGGCAGTTCGACTAG
- the rny gene encoding ribonuclease Y produces MQLLLPIAALGAPLGGLLLAQATPVASPVAAPAGMSGGQVAAYIITALVGAGMGFGLVQLINHLRRRDADKEARDILDRANLEAVARRKEAEIEAKEVALKEKSRVEDEANKLRNELHDRDRQLDKREDALQQRDDQLGKQEKMVESNQRRLAEKTEDVNRRQKELDDLLDVERQTLHRLSGLSPEDARNQLLERLDKELAHEQGALIVKQQKAIEKACDVRAKELLITCIQRFAAAHTAEATTNTVDIPNDDMKGRIIGREGRNIRSFEKATGVDVIIDDTPGVVIVSAFDPVRREVARIALAKLITDGRIHPSRIEEVVAETEKEIDGKLQEYGEEAMQEVDVPGLHPKVITLLGRLRYRTSYSQNVLRHSIEVAFISGLIAEELGMDGDLARRAGLLHDIGKAADHDTEGGHPKIGADLLKRYGENEVVVHAALGHHDDIRPDMPYTVICAAADACSASRPGARRETLDRYIKRMQELESIATGFEGVHQAFAIQAGREVRVIANTKHTSDESAAKICRDIATAFEQQLTYPGEIRVTMIRESRFTETAK; encoded by the coding sequence ATGCAACTCCTACTTCCCATCGCAGCGCTGGGCGCCCCGCTAGGCGGGCTGCTGCTCGCCCAAGCTACCCCGGTCGCCTCACCCGTCGCCGCCCCCGCTGGCATGTCCGGCGGACAGGTCGCTGCTTACATCATCACCGCGCTGGTTGGCGCCGGCATGGGCTTTGGCCTCGTGCAGCTGATCAACCACCTCCGCCGCCGCGACGCCGACAAAGAGGCCCGCGACATCCTTGACCGCGCCAACCTCGAGGCGGTCGCCCGCCGCAAGGAAGCCGAGATCGAGGCCAAGGAGGTCGCGCTCAAGGAAAAGTCCCGCGTCGAGGACGAGGCCAACAAGCTCCGCAACGAGCTGCACGACCGCGACCGCCAGCTCGACAAGCGCGAGGATGCGTTGCAGCAGCGCGACGATCAGCTCGGCAAGCAGGAGAAGATGGTCGAGAGCAACCAGCGCCGGCTGGCCGAGAAGACCGAGGATGTGAACCGCCGCCAGAAGGAGCTCGACGACCTGCTCGATGTCGAGCGGCAGACGCTGCACCGGCTGAGCGGCCTCAGCCCCGAGGACGCCCGCAACCAGCTGCTCGAACGGCTCGACAAGGAGCTGGCCCACGAGCAGGGCGCGCTGATTGTCAAGCAGCAGAAGGCGATCGAGAAGGCGTGCGACGTCAGGGCCAAGGAACTGCTGATCACCTGCATCCAGCGTTTCGCCGCCGCCCACACCGCCGAGGCGACCACCAACACGGTCGACATCCCCAACGACGACATGAAGGGCCGGATCATCGGCCGCGAGGGCCGCAACATCCGCTCGTTCGAGAAGGCGACCGGCGTCGACGTCATCATCGATGATACGCCGGGCGTCGTGATCGTCAGCGCGTTCGACCCGGTGCGACGCGAGGTGGCGCGGATCGCGCTCGCCAAGCTGATCACCGACGGCCGCATCCACCCCAGCCGCATCGAGGAGGTGGTCGCCGAGACCGAGAAGGAGATCGACGGCAAGCTGCAGGAGTACGGCGAGGAGGCGATGCAGGAGGTCGACGTCCCCGGCCTGCACCCGAAGGTCATCACGCTGCTCGGCCGGCTCCGCTACCGCACCAGCTACAGCCAGAACGTGCTGCGTCACTCGATCGAGGTGGCGTTTATCTCGGGGCTGATCGCCGAGGAGCTCGGCATGGACGGCGACCTGGCCCGCCGCGCCGGCCTGCTGCACGACATCGGCAAGGCCGCCGACCACGACACCGAGGGGGGCCACCCAAAGATTGGCGCCGACCTGCTCAAGCGGTACGGCGAGAACGAGGTCGTGGTGCACGCCGCGCTCGGCCACCACGACGACATCCGCCCCGACATGCCGTACACGGTGATCTGCGCCGCGGCGGACGCGTGCAGCGCCTCGCGCCCCGGAGCCCGCCGCGAAACGCTCGACCGTTACATCAAGCGGATGCAGGAGCTGGAGAGCATCGCCACCGGCTTCGAGGGCGTGCACCAGGCGTTCGCGATTCAGGCCGGCCGCGAGGTCCGCGTGATCGCCAACACCAAGCACACCTCCGACGAGTCCGCCGCCAAGATCTGCCGCGACATCGCCACCGCGTTCGAGCAGCAGCTCACCTACCCCGGCGAGATCCGCGTCACGATGATCCGCGAGAGCCGCTTTACTGAAACCGCCAAGTAA
- a CDS encoding TIGR00282 family metallophosphoesterase, which yields MNLLFIGDIVGEPGRAIVAQAVRGLIVEERLDLVIANAENAAGGSGLTPELYRDITAAGVDAITLGDHLYRRKQIYKILEAKENIVRPVNLPCEAIGRRWAVVKARNGVAVGVCCALGQLFMKPVDTPWRAMDDALAHMPSDVKVRLVDFHAEATSEMQIMGRYLDGRVSAVVGTHTHVATADEQVLPGGTAFQCDVGMTGPHESIIGRRIDRVLQTTLTGLPSPFDVATENVRLNGAIIDVDPDSGRAVSIRRLSVDEERAAQLAKDYPAP from the coding sequence ATGAACCTTCTCTTCATCGGCGACATCGTTGGCGAGCCCGGCCGGGCCATCGTGGCCCAGGCGGTGCGGGGCTTAATCGTCGAAGAGCGGCTCGACCTGGTCATCGCCAACGCCGAGAACGCCGCCGGCGGCTCGGGCCTGACGCCCGAGCTGTACCGGGACATCACCGCCGCGGGGGTCGACGCGATCACGCTGGGGGACCACCTGTACCGCCGCAAGCAGATCTACAAGATCTTGGAGGCGAAGGAGAACATCGTCCGCCCGGTGAACCTGCCGTGCGAGGCGATCGGCCGCCGCTGGGCGGTGGTCAAAGCCAGGAACGGCGTCGCGGTCGGCGTCTGCTGTGCGCTCGGCCAGTTGTTCATGAAGCCGGTCGACACGCCGTGGCGGGCCATGGACGACGCGCTCGCCCACATGCCCTCCGACGTGAAGGTCCGGCTGGTCGACTTCCACGCCGAGGCGACCAGCGAGATGCAGATCATGGGCCGCTACCTCGACGGTCGTGTGTCGGCAGTCGTGGGCACCCACACTCACGTCGCGACGGCGGACGAGCAGGTGCTGCCCGGCGGCACGGCCTTCCAGTGCGACGTCGGGATGACCGGCCCGCACGAGAGCATCATCGGCCGCCGCATCGACCGCGTGCTGCAGACCACGCTCACTGGGCTCCCCTCGCCGTTCGATGTCGCCACCGAGAACGTGCGGCTAAACGGCGCCATCATCGACGTCGACCCCGACTCGGGCCGGGCGGTCTCGATCCGCCGGCTGAGCGTCGACGAGGAGCGTGCCGCGCAGCTCGCGAAGGACTACCCGGCCCCATAG